Proteins from a genomic interval of Nasonia vitripennis strain AsymCx chromosome 3, Nvit_psr_1.1, whole genome shotgun sequence:
- the LOC100122958 gene encoding ral GTPase-activating protein subunit beta isoform X4, which produces MNFGVFNRVNLKDLGDNMYSEWASLSILIQQGSEDSQSVLEKFAPGVGREVTLSIVRQLATNLGIAQAAEPSPLNTDKEVRWCMEVICFGLSLPLTEHDTVRDCVNVYCEWLSALYTSPKISVPKPIADDPNYYARKIIGHFHNLFVPRKGEVWPFLYQDLGADTINKQAVLCHRVLRTLQQVARISANLERETWESLLLFLIGINDALLAPPAIREDTGEQLCERVLGVLLEVWLVACERNFPSPPLWRTLRESCLRWRHRLSLIEQWNRVCLALTARLLHIMYGPMFPELKISEEDSQLVSSTMSNEAVAQAWYRLLRTIGDPVDLCRPAVISQTQAFLRYAIASPNVVDPCQHPCLQQLPYIFLKAIKGIAGQVDAFLGIAQACCWEECCVTSLGISGGGGSSSIGLTASTVGLTSISGDRIMKDQPHPSPTPPTQRRLAKSFSVTPSAVTKGIPKASLIGLTTSRVTSTPLMSTNSGPSSTSSTTSMVSLNQDARPPLASGRPKCNSILHLFGEWLFEAAFIGTDGWSQNLPQPNNAPKRPSSVLVDGPSSLQENIGEVPPSLSIDRYESGRAEAMGTLCRIFCAKKTGEEILPAYLARFYQAMNHGLKVNRFSDVRECGETLASILSNSADLFRLDLDGVQVLVPAVLSALEVVLPEKDLRLKSNAVSKVELRRSSIHLLLSMLSLPLHFQNLQIKEIPTASLINHEKIPITFAQLKPKLMNLLINALQVEVDPQNTHMLLGGLLLSVQDSAAAEEAEQVTQPDSTISNESTTNLLSSDSAHALFVRATYLVCHRLISSWKTDLNISLAALEMLSGLARTRIRETARKLTDALECKRAVKWLCDYIAYQCWRPPPAHSKDLHSSIVAAFACLTTWLTAHPQLLQDKECLATVLEVVELGVSGSKSVGKPGEPIKMKDEKELKPASMRVRDAADALLTIILEQVGYFPSVCGAESLSSLLDEVSLLRHCNSWPGGRQVPRETAVERFRYFVADNATMLALLEEPLGNDQDPQPTVTVLIRGPFGRHAWTMQLRHLPRHRSIVRSSNTNPGRPLPLQETQPPTDYKPRFFPDNVDKIPHCKVDESIPSLEAVMNENDLVKNEHQMLHQLLDYAIGSEAKSNEENANRVASAKMNECSPPKICHEFQTARLFLSHFGFLNLESNAANNDLSSAGSEGLTALDPTIAGFANDLESLDHISARTCDTVHIFYVKSGQSTPEAILANVLNESNVSSNFLEFLNSLGWQVSVTSHAGWTGHVQTSWRSTSTSSVSANAHVVQPADEEEHGGALYNGSRHVLYWADVSSEVAFVVPTWAANVTTSETADNNFSEPANVWFERCVSTSAAQAFSNSHAVTGQTRAMSLDLEKQSANMASSAAAAPIEPIKPSRRATKHSFPAQTDTKIMVVWLESLEDYAQFPIAGLLPHTHTGLDHSRTVQACDVHVIYLQALASGLMRIKLQGPTSRMNLATPLIDGMVVSRRALGPLVRQTALNIGRRKRLDNDSYHPPHVRRRLRIQDMVQKYKRNLQQPELLTLLFNSTQM; this is translated from the exons ATGAATTTTGGAGTCTTCAATCGCGTTAATCTTAAG GACTTGGGAGACAACATGTACTCAGAGTGGGCATCTCTGAGTATACTGATCCAGCAAGGGTCAGAGGACAGTCAAAGTGTTCTTGAAAAATTTGCTCCTGGCGTTGGCAGAGAGGTGACGCTTTCAATAGTACGTCAACTAGCCACAAATCTAGGAATCGCTCAAGCTGCTGAACCAAGTCCCTTGAATACAGATAAGGAAGTTCGATGGTGTATGGAAGTAATCTGCTTTGGACTCTCATTACCTCTGACTGAGCACGACACCGTCAGAGATTGTGTCAATGTGTACTGCGAGTGGCTTTCTGCATTGTACACTTCACCCAAAATTTCTGTGCCTAAACCTATAGCCGATGATCCCAACTACTATGCGAGAAAAATCATTGGTCACTTCCACAATCTTTTTGTACCTAGGAAAGGAGAAG TCTGGCCATTTTTATACCAGGATTTGG GAGCTGATACAATCAACAAACAAGCAGTATTATGTCACAGAGTATTAAGAACATTACAGCAAGTTGCTAGGATATCTGCAAACTTAGAAAGAGAAACATGGGAAagtttgttattgtttttaattggCATTAATGATGCTCTCCTGGCACCACCAGCAATAAGAGAAGACACTGGCGAGCAATTATGTGAGCGAGTATTGGGAGTGCTGTTGGAG GTTTGGTTAGTAGCATGCGAGCGAAATTTCCCATCTCCACCCTTGTGGAGGACTCTACGCGAATCCTGTCTTCGTTGGCGCCATCGATTATCTTTGATAGAACAATGGAATCGAGTTTGCTTGGCTCTTACAGCACGACTTTTACATATTATGTACGGGCCAATGTTTCCAGAGTTAAAAATTA GTGAAGAAGATTCTCAATTGGTATCCAGTACAATGTCCAACGAAGCTGTTGCGCAGGCATGGTATAGGCTTTTACGTACAATTGGAGACCCCGTCGATTTGTGCCGTCCAGCCGTCATTTCGCAGACGCAGGCGTTCCTAAGATACGCCATTGCCAGTCCTAATGTTGTTGATCCCTGTCAACATCCATGTTTACAACAATTACCCTACATATTTCTTAAAGCAATAAAGGGTATTGCCGGACAGGTCGACGCGTTTTTAG GTATCGCACAGGCCTGCTGCTGGGAGGAGTGTTGCGTGACGAGTCTGGGAATCAGCGGCGGTGGAGGCAGTTCTAGTATTGGCCTCACCGCTAGTACCGTTGGCTTGACGAGCATCAGCGGTGACAGAATCATGAAGGATCAACCACATCCTTCACCTACACCTCCCACGCAGCGCAGGCTTGCCAAGAGCTTCAGTGTGACGCCCTCCGCTGTCACTAAGG GAATACCTAAGGCATCTCTAATAGGACTAACAACTAGCAGAGTTACCAGTACACCGCTGATGAGTACCAATTCTGGTCCGTCATCTACTTCCAGCACAACTT CTATGGTATCATTAAATCAAGATGCTAGACCACCTTTAGCATCAGGACGGCCAAAGTGCAATAGTATACTTCATCTGTTTGGTGAGTGGCTTTTTGAAGCTGCATTTATAGGTACCGACGGCTGGTCGCAAAATCTACCAC AACCAAATAATGCCCCTAAACGTCCATCTTCAGTACTCGTTGATGGTCCCAGTTCTCTACAAGAAAATATTGGAGAAGTTCCACCTTCTCTCAGCATAGACCGTTACGAATCTGGAAGAGCAGAAGCCATGGGTACTCTTTGTAGAATATTTTGCGCCAAAAAGACTGGAGAGGAAATTTTACCAGCTTATTTGGCCAGGTTTTATCAAGCGATGAACCATGGTCTCAAAGTTAACAGGTTTTCCGAT GTGAGAGAATGCGGCGAAACTCTGGCGAGTATTTTATCCAACTCGGCAGATCTTTTTCGGCTTGATTTGGATGGCGTACAGGTTTTAGTACCAGCAGTACTTTCTGCTTTGGAAGTTGTGCTTCCAGAAAAAGATTTAAGACTTAAATCGAACGCGGTTTCAAAAGTAGAATTACGAAGATCTTCCATCCATTTGTTACTGTCCATGTTATCACTACCGTTACATTTCCAG AATCTTCAAATCAAAGAAATACCAACTGCTTCTTTGATCAACCATGAAAAGATTCCTATTACGTTTGCACAGTTGAAACCAAAATTGATGAACTTGTTGATAAATGCTTTGCAAGTGGAAGTTGATCCACAAAATACTCATATGCTTTTAG GTGGCTTGTTATTGAGTGTGCAAGATTCAGCAGCGGCTGAAGAAGCAGAGCAAGTTACACAACCTGATAGTACAATTTCGAATGAGTCGACCACTAATTTACTTTCATCTg ATTCGGCACATGCACTATTTGTGCGGGCAACGTACTTGGTTTGCCATCGGCTGATATCGTCTTGGAAAACGGATTTGAATATTTCACTGGCGGCTCTCGAGATGCTCTCCGGGTTGGCGAGGACGCGTATTCGCGAAACAG CCAGGAAGCTTACAG ATGCCCTGGAGTGTAAGAGAGCAGTGAAGTGGCTGTGTGACTATATAGCTTATCAATGTTGGCGACCGCCGCCAGCACATTCCAAAGATCTTCATTCGTCCATCGTTGCTGCCTTTGCTTGTTTAACCACTTGGTTGACTGCTCATCCCCAACTTTTGCAAGACAAGGAGTGCTTGGCCACAGTTTTAGAGGTGGTGGAGTTGGGTGTTTCTGGTTCAAAATCAGTCGGCAAACCTGGCGAGCCGATTAAAATGAAGGATGAAAAGGAGCTAAAGCCGGCATCGATGCGCGTAAGAGACGCAGCCGATGCTTTGCTAACAATTATTCTTGAACAG GTTGGCTACTTCCCGAGTGTGTGCGGTGCCGAATCTCTGTCCTCTCTCCTCGACGAGGTTTCTCTGCTGCGCCACTGTAATAGTTGGCCTGGCGGACGACAAGTTCCCCGAGAGACGGCCGTCGAGCGATTCCGCTACTTTGTCGCAGATAACGCAACCATGCTGGCACTTTTGGAAGAGCCTCTGGGCAACGACCAAGACCCTCAGCCAACCGTCACGGTGTTGATTCGCGGGCCTTTTGGTCGTCATGCTTGGACAATGCAGCTGAGACATCTGCCTCGACATCGATCGATTGTACGAAGTTCTAATACGAACCCGGGCAGACCGTTACCTCTGCAAGAAACACAACCTCCAACAGACTACAAACCCAGATTCTTCCCGGACAACGTGGATAAAATACCTCATTGCAAAGT AGACGAATCGATTCCAAGTTTGGAAGCTGTAATGAACGAGAACGACTTGGTAAAGAATGAGCATCAGATGTTGCACCAATTGCTCGACTATGCAATTGGCAGTGAAGCGAAGTCCAACGAGGAAAACGCAAACCGTGTTGCCTCCGCCAAGATGAACGAATGTTCGCCACCCAAGATATGCCACGAATTTCAGACTGCTCGATTATTTCTCAGTCATTTCGGCTTTTTGAATCTCGAATCTAATGCGGCAAATAACGACCTCAGCAGCGCCGGTAGTGAAGGTCTAACTGCCCTCGATCCAACCATAGCTGGTTTCGCAAATGATCTTGAGAGTCTGGATCATATCAGTGCTAGAACGTGCGATACGGTTCACATTTTTTACGTGAAATCTGGACAGTCAACACCTGAAGCAATACTTGCGAACGTG TTAAACGAGAGCAACGTATCGTCAAATTTCTTGGAATTTCTAAACTCGTTGGGCTGGCAAGTCTCAGTCACGTCGCATGCAGGATGGACTGGTCACGTTCAGACTTCGTGGCGTTCGACCTCGACTTCCTCTGTATCTGCAAACGCTCATGTTGTTCAACCAGCGGACGAGGAGGAACACGGCGGTGCTCTGTACAACGGCAGCAGGCACGTGCTCTATTGGGCGGATGTCAGTTCGGAGGTGGCATTTGTTGTACCGACTTGGGCAGCAAACGTGACAACGTCGGAAACGGCCGACAACAACTTTAGCGAGCCCGCTAATG TTTGGTTTGAGAGGTGCGTCAGTACAAGTGCTGCTCAGGCGTTCTCGAATTCGCATGCAGTTACCGGACAAACTCGCGCAATGTCATTGGATCTGGAAAAACAGTCAGCCAATATGGCTTcgtcagcggcggcggcgccgaTAGAGCCAATAAAACCCAGTAGGAGGGCTACCAAGCATTCGTTCCCGGCGCAGACAGATACGAAAATTATGGTGGTGTGGTTGGAGAGTCTGGAGGACTACGCACAATTTCCAATCG CGGGACTATTGCCCCACACGCACACGGGCTTGGATCACTCACGTACGGTGCAGGCGTGTGACGTTCATGTGATCTACTTACAAGCTCTCGCTAGCGGACTCATGCGGATAAAGTTACAAGGCCCGACCTCAAGAATGAATTTAGCGACACCGTTAATCGATGGGATGGTCGTTTCGAGAAGAGCTTTGGGCCCTTTGGTTCGCCAAACTGCGCTCAACATTGGTCGGAGGAAACGTCTAGATAATGATAG TTATCATCCGCCGCACGTTCGAAGACGGCTAAGAATCCAGGATATGGTTCAAAAGTACAAGCGCAATTTACAGCAACCCGAACTTTTGACTCTGTTATTTAATAGCACtcaaatgtaa
- the LOC100122958 gene encoding ral GTPase-activating protein subunit beta isoform X1: MNFGVFNRVNLKDLGDNMYSEWASLSILIQQGSEDSQSVLEKFAPGVGREVTLSIVRQLATNLGIAQAAEPSPLNTDKEVRWCMEVICFGLSLPLTEHDTVRDCVNVYCEWLSALYTSPKISVPKPIADDPNYYARKIIGHFHNLFVPRKGEVWPFLYQDLGADTINKQAVLCHRVLRTLQQVARISANLERETWESLLLFLIGINDALLAPPAIREDTGEQLCERVLGVLLEVWLVACERNFPSPPLWRTLRESCLRWRHRLSLIEQWNRVCLALTARLLHIMYGPMFPELKISEEDSQLVSSTMSNEAVAQAWYRLLRTIGDPVDLCRPAVISQTQAFLRYAIASPNVVDPCQHPCLQQLPYIFLKAIKGIAGQVDAFLGIAQACCWEECCVTSLGISGGGGSSSIGLTASTVGLTSISGDRIMKDQPHPSPTPPTQRRLAKSFSVTPSAVTKGIPKASLIGLTTSRVTSTPLMSTNSGPSSTSSTTSMVSLNQDARPPLASGRPKCNSILHLFGEWLFEAAFIGTDGWSQNLPQPNNAPKRPSSVLVDGPSSLQENIGEVPPSLSIDRYESGRAEAMGTLCRIFCAKKTGEEILPAYLARFYQAMNHGLKVNRFSDVRECGETLASILSNSADLFRLDLDGVQVLVPAVLSALEVVLPEKDLRLKSNAVSKVELRRSSIHLLLSMLSLPLHFQNLQIKEIPTASLINHEKIPITFAQLKPKLMNLLINALQVEVDPQNTHMLLGGLLLSVQDSAAAEEAEQVTQPDSTISNESTTNLLSSVCTSDTTSQISISSDLRSLGDASDIAMLQEESISFDSAHALFVRATYLVCHRLISSWKTDLNISLAALEMLSGLARTRIRETARKLTDALECKRAVKWLCDYIAYQCWRPPPAHSKDLHSSIVAAFACLTTWLTAHPQLLQDKECLATVLEVVELGVSGSKSVGKPGEPIKMKDEKELKPASMRVRDAADALLTIILEQVGYFPSVCGAESLSSLLDEVSLLRHCNSWPGGRQVPRETAVERFRYFVADNATMLALLEEPLGNDQDPQPTVTVLIRGPFGRHAWTMQLRHLPRHRSIVRSSNTNPGRPLPLQETQPPTDYKPRFFPDNVDKIPHCKVDESIPSLEAVMNENDLVKNEHQMLHQLLDYAIGSEAKSNEENANRVASAKMNECSPPKICHEFQTARLFLSHFGFLNLESNAANNDLSSAGSEGLTALDPTIAGFANDLESLDHISARTCDTVHIFYVKSGQSTPEAILANVLNESNVSSNFLEFLNSLGWQVSVTSHAGWTGHVQTSWRSTSTSSVSANAHVVQPADEEEHGGALYNGSRHVLYWADVSSEVAFVVPTWAANVTTSETADNNFSEPANVWFERCVSTSAAQAFSNSHAVTGQTRAMSLDLEKQSANMASSAAAAPIEPIKPSRRATKHSFPAQTDTKIMVVWLESLEDYAQFPIAGLLPHTHTGLDHSRTVQACDVHVIYLQALASGLMRIKLQGPTSRMNLATPLIDGMVVSRRALGPLVRQTALNIGRRKRLDNDSYHPPHVRRRLRIQDMVQKYKRNLQQPELLTLLFNSTQM, encoded by the exons ATGAATTTTGGAGTCTTCAATCGCGTTAATCTTAAG GACTTGGGAGACAACATGTACTCAGAGTGGGCATCTCTGAGTATACTGATCCAGCAAGGGTCAGAGGACAGTCAAAGTGTTCTTGAAAAATTTGCTCCTGGCGTTGGCAGAGAGGTGACGCTTTCAATAGTACGTCAACTAGCCACAAATCTAGGAATCGCTCAAGCTGCTGAACCAAGTCCCTTGAATACAGATAAGGAAGTTCGATGGTGTATGGAAGTAATCTGCTTTGGACTCTCATTACCTCTGACTGAGCACGACACCGTCAGAGATTGTGTCAATGTGTACTGCGAGTGGCTTTCTGCATTGTACACTTCACCCAAAATTTCTGTGCCTAAACCTATAGCCGATGATCCCAACTACTATGCGAGAAAAATCATTGGTCACTTCCACAATCTTTTTGTACCTAGGAAAGGAGAAG TCTGGCCATTTTTATACCAGGATTTGG GAGCTGATACAATCAACAAACAAGCAGTATTATGTCACAGAGTATTAAGAACATTACAGCAAGTTGCTAGGATATCTGCAAACTTAGAAAGAGAAACATGGGAAagtttgttattgtttttaattggCATTAATGATGCTCTCCTGGCACCACCAGCAATAAGAGAAGACACTGGCGAGCAATTATGTGAGCGAGTATTGGGAGTGCTGTTGGAG GTTTGGTTAGTAGCATGCGAGCGAAATTTCCCATCTCCACCCTTGTGGAGGACTCTACGCGAATCCTGTCTTCGTTGGCGCCATCGATTATCTTTGATAGAACAATGGAATCGAGTTTGCTTGGCTCTTACAGCACGACTTTTACATATTATGTACGGGCCAATGTTTCCAGAGTTAAAAATTA GTGAAGAAGATTCTCAATTGGTATCCAGTACAATGTCCAACGAAGCTGTTGCGCAGGCATGGTATAGGCTTTTACGTACAATTGGAGACCCCGTCGATTTGTGCCGTCCAGCCGTCATTTCGCAGACGCAGGCGTTCCTAAGATACGCCATTGCCAGTCCTAATGTTGTTGATCCCTGTCAACATCCATGTTTACAACAATTACCCTACATATTTCTTAAAGCAATAAAGGGTATTGCCGGACAGGTCGACGCGTTTTTAG GTATCGCACAGGCCTGCTGCTGGGAGGAGTGTTGCGTGACGAGTCTGGGAATCAGCGGCGGTGGAGGCAGTTCTAGTATTGGCCTCACCGCTAGTACCGTTGGCTTGACGAGCATCAGCGGTGACAGAATCATGAAGGATCAACCACATCCTTCACCTACACCTCCCACGCAGCGCAGGCTTGCCAAGAGCTTCAGTGTGACGCCCTCCGCTGTCACTAAGG GAATACCTAAGGCATCTCTAATAGGACTAACAACTAGCAGAGTTACCAGTACACCGCTGATGAGTACCAATTCTGGTCCGTCATCTACTTCCAGCACAACTT CTATGGTATCATTAAATCAAGATGCTAGACCACCTTTAGCATCAGGACGGCCAAAGTGCAATAGTATACTTCATCTGTTTGGTGAGTGGCTTTTTGAAGCTGCATTTATAGGTACCGACGGCTGGTCGCAAAATCTACCAC AACCAAATAATGCCCCTAAACGTCCATCTTCAGTACTCGTTGATGGTCCCAGTTCTCTACAAGAAAATATTGGAGAAGTTCCACCTTCTCTCAGCATAGACCGTTACGAATCTGGAAGAGCAGAAGCCATGGGTACTCTTTGTAGAATATTTTGCGCCAAAAAGACTGGAGAGGAAATTTTACCAGCTTATTTGGCCAGGTTTTATCAAGCGATGAACCATGGTCTCAAAGTTAACAGGTTTTCCGAT GTGAGAGAATGCGGCGAAACTCTGGCGAGTATTTTATCCAACTCGGCAGATCTTTTTCGGCTTGATTTGGATGGCGTACAGGTTTTAGTACCAGCAGTACTTTCTGCTTTGGAAGTTGTGCTTCCAGAAAAAGATTTAAGACTTAAATCGAACGCGGTTTCAAAAGTAGAATTACGAAGATCTTCCATCCATTTGTTACTGTCCATGTTATCACTACCGTTACATTTCCAG AATCTTCAAATCAAAGAAATACCAACTGCTTCTTTGATCAACCATGAAAAGATTCCTATTACGTTTGCACAGTTGAAACCAAAATTGATGAACTTGTTGATAAATGCTTTGCAAGTGGAAGTTGATCCACAAAATACTCATATGCTTTTAG GTGGCTTGTTATTGAGTGTGCAAGATTCAGCAGCGGCTGAAGAAGCAGAGCAAGTTACACAACCTGATAGTACAATTTCGAATGAGTCGACCACTAATTTACTTTCATCTg TCTGCACCAGCGATACGACCAGTCAGATAAGCATTTCCAGTGACCTGCGCTCTCTAGGCGATGCATCCGATATTGCTATGCTCCAAGAAGAAAGCATTTCCTTCG ATTCGGCACATGCACTATTTGTGCGGGCAACGTACTTGGTTTGCCATCGGCTGATATCGTCTTGGAAAACGGATTTGAATATTTCACTGGCGGCTCTCGAGATGCTCTCCGGGTTGGCGAGGACGCGTATTCGCGAAACAG CCAGGAAGCTTACAG ATGCCCTGGAGTGTAAGAGAGCAGTGAAGTGGCTGTGTGACTATATAGCTTATCAATGTTGGCGACCGCCGCCAGCACATTCCAAAGATCTTCATTCGTCCATCGTTGCTGCCTTTGCTTGTTTAACCACTTGGTTGACTGCTCATCCCCAACTTTTGCAAGACAAGGAGTGCTTGGCCACAGTTTTAGAGGTGGTGGAGTTGGGTGTTTCTGGTTCAAAATCAGTCGGCAAACCTGGCGAGCCGATTAAAATGAAGGATGAAAAGGAGCTAAAGCCGGCATCGATGCGCGTAAGAGACGCAGCCGATGCTTTGCTAACAATTATTCTTGAACAG GTTGGCTACTTCCCGAGTGTGTGCGGTGCCGAATCTCTGTCCTCTCTCCTCGACGAGGTTTCTCTGCTGCGCCACTGTAATAGTTGGCCTGGCGGACGACAAGTTCCCCGAGAGACGGCCGTCGAGCGATTCCGCTACTTTGTCGCAGATAACGCAACCATGCTGGCACTTTTGGAAGAGCCTCTGGGCAACGACCAAGACCCTCAGCCAACCGTCACGGTGTTGATTCGCGGGCCTTTTGGTCGTCATGCTTGGACAATGCAGCTGAGACATCTGCCTCGACATCGATCGATTGTACGAAGTTCTAATACGAACCCGGGCAGACCGTTACCTCTGCAAGAAACACAACCTCCAACAGACTACAAACCCAGATTCTTCCCGGACAACGTGGATAAAATACCTCATTGCAAAGT AGACGAATCGATTCCAAGTTTGGAAGCTGTAATGAACGAGAACGACTTGGTAAAGAATGAGCATCAGATGTTGCACCAATTGCTCGACTATGCAATTGGCAGTGAAGCGAAGTCCAACGAGGAAAACGCAAACCGTGTTGCCTCCGCCAAGATGAACGAATGTTCGCCACCCAAGATATGCCACGAATTTCAGACTGCTCGATTATTTCTCAGTCATTTCGGCTTTTTGAATCTCGAATCTAATGCGGCAAATAACGACCTCAGCAGCGCCGGTAGTGAAGGTCTAACTGCCCTCGATCCAACCATAGCTGGTTTCGCAAATGATCTTGAGAGTCTGGATCATATCAGTGCTAGAACGTGCGATACGGTTCACATTTTTTACGTGAAATCTGGACAGTCAACACCTGAAGCAATACTTGCGAACGTG TTAAACGAGAGCAACGTATCGTCAAATTTCTTGGAATTTCTAAACTCGTTGGGCTGGCAAGTCTCAGTCACGTCGCATGCAGGATGGACTGGTCACGTTCAGACTTCGTGGCGTTCGACCTCGACTTCCTCTGTATCTGCAAACGCTCATGTTGTTCAACCAGCGGACGAGGAGGAACACGGCGGTGCTCTGTACAACGGCAGCAGGCACGTGCTCTATTGGGCGGATGTCAGTTCGGAGGTGGCATTTGTTGTACCGACTTGGGCAGCAAACGTGACAACGTCGGAAACGGCCGACAACAACTTTAGCGAGCCCGCTAATG TTTGGTTTGAGAGGTGCGTCAGTACAAGTGCTGCTCAGGCGTTCTCGAATTCGCATGCAGTTACCGGACAAACTCGCGCAATGTCATTGGATCTGGAAAAACAGTCAGCCAATATGGCTTcgtcagcggcggcggcgccgaTAGAGCCAATAAAACCCAGTAGGAGGGCTACCAAGCATTCGTTCCCGGCGCAGACAGATACGAAAATTATGGTGGTGTGGTTGGAGAGTCTGGAGGACTACGCACAATTTCCAATCG CGGGACTATTGCCCCACACGCACACGGGCTTGGATCACTCACGTACGGTGCAGGCGTGTGACGTTCATGTGATCTACTTACAAGCTCTCGCTAGCGGACTCATGCGGATAAAGTTACAAGGCCCGACCTCAAGAATGAATTTAGCGACACCGTTAATCGATGGGATGGTCGTTTCGAGAAGAGCTTTGGGCCCTTTGGTTCGCCAAACTGCGCTCAACATTGGTCGGAGGAAACGTCTAGATAATGATAG TTATCATCCGCCGCACGTTCGAAGACGGCTAAGAATCCAGGATATGGTTCAAAAGTACAAGCGCAATTTACAGCAACCCGAACTTTTGACTCTGTTATTTAATAGCACtcaaatgtaa